The following are from one region of the Apostichopus japonicus isolate 1M-3 chromosome 17, ASM3797524v1, whole genome shotgun sequence genome:
- the LOC139984764 gene encoding uncharacterized protein: MSKSAMRDLQRQLDALAESLEHEKAKREEKLVEREAPNTVYVLEKERKIRAFSGTEGPSVSNFREDIQAALKVRRLSDTDAADFILAHLEGAARQEMRHQPSEVTLDPDLILQKLSDTFGDRRTLGSLMREMCNKVQREEETIAEFAFKLMSLADQLKKVPGAPDAEQAIKEQFRDGLLDGVLRREIKKALIQDPDVSFIKLRDWALDMAEEDRDLPRRRVRKPVSAVEADTTQITKALVDLTTAVKSQAEVMEALQIQQSGILSRLDKLEAQNTRPARIPKKDLRCHRCQKIGHLARECRSPAPLSPAVTQHQEN; encoded by the coding sequence ATGTCTAAATCAGCGATGAGAGACCTGCAGCGCCAGCTGGATGCTCTTGCAGAAAGTCTTGAGCATGAGAAGGCCAAGAGGGAGGAAAAACTGGTGGAACGGGAGGCTCCGAACACTGTCTATGTGTTAGAGAAGGAGAGGAAGATAAGAGCATTCTCCGGTACAGAGGGACCATCAGTGAGCAACTTTCGGGAAGACATCCAGGCCGCACTGAAGGTACGAAGGTTATCCGATACCGATGCTGCAGACTTTATATTGGCCCACCTGGAGGGAGCAGCCAGGCAGGAAATGCGGCATCAACCATCAGAAGTGACCTTGGACCCAGACCTGATCCTTCAGAAGTTGTCGGACACATTTGGGGACCGCCGTACCCTTGGCTCCCTAATGAGAGAAATGTGCAACAAAGTTCAACGAGAGGAAGAGACGATTGCGGAGTTTGCGTTTAAGCTCATGTCTCTAGCAGACCAATTAAAGAAAGTACCTGGTGCCCCTGATGCGGAACAAGCCATCAAGGAGCAGTTTCGAGATGGGCTGCTTGACGGAGTGTTGCGGCGTGAAATTAAGAAGGCCTTGATACAAGATCCTGACGTGTCTTTTATTAAGTTGAGAGACTGGGCCCTTGATATGGCAGAAGAGGATCGTGACCTCCCCAGAAGACGTGTACGAAAGCCTGTGAGTGCCGTCGAGGCAGACACCACTCAAATCACGAAAGCCCTGGTCGATTTGACAACTGCTGTAAAAAGCCAGGCTGAGGTGATGGAAGCCCTGCAGATCCAACAGTCAGGCATATTATCACGACTTGACAAGCTGGAGGCACAGAACACCCGACCTGCCCGCATCCCGAAGAAGGATCTGAGGTGCCATCGATGCCAAAAGATAGGTCATTTGGCGAGGGAATGCCGCAGCCCAGCACCTCTGTCACCTGCCGTCACTCAACATCAGGAAAACTAG